One genomic window of Streptomyces sp. WP-1 includes the following:
- a CDS encoding pseudouridine synthase translates to MRSSGSGKSGGRGNHRGAGNNRDERQGQGRPSKPRPEERRYDVGSGATKDGPKSGRGGAARGGAKGGPRRPQQGGRTEPSRSREYETRAEERNRDRYAGKKDIKLPKTFPGAEQEGERLQKVLARAGYGSRRACEELIEQCRVEVNGEIVTEQGKRVDPEKDEVKVDGLTVATQSYQFFSLNKPAGVVSTMEDPEGRQCLGDYVTNRETRLFHVGRLDTETEGVILLTNHGELAHRLTHPKYGVQKTYLAHIVGPIPRDLGKRLKDGIQLEDGYARADHFRVVEQTGKNYMVEVTLHEGRKHIVRRMLAEAGFPVDKLVRTAFGPITLGDQKSGWLRRLSNTEVGMLMKEVEL, encoded by the coding sequence ATGCGAAGCAGCGGCAGCGGCAAGAGTGGCGGGCGCGGTAACCACCGCGGCGCCGGCAACAACCGGGACGAGCGCCAGGGGCAGGGCCGTCCCAGCAAGCCCCGCCCCGAGGAGCGCCGCTACGACGTGGGCTCCGGCGCGACCAAGGACGGCCCCAAGTCCGGGCGCGGCGGCGCGGCGCGCGGCGGCGCCAAGGGCGGCCCGCGGCGGCCCCAGCAGGGCGGCCGTACGGAGCCCTCGCGCTCGCGTGAGTACGAGACGCGGGCCGAGGAGCGCAACCGGGACCGGTACGCGGGCAAGAAGGACATCAAGCTGCCCAAGACCTTCCCGGGCGCCGAGCAGGAGGGCGAGCGGCTCCAGAAGGTGCTCGCGCGCGCGGGCTACGGCTCCCGGCGCGCCTGCGAGGAGCTGATCGAGCAGTGCCGCGTCGAGGTCAACGGCGAGATCGTCACCGAGCAGGGCAAGCGGGTCGACCCGGAGAAGGACGAGGTCAAGGTCGACGGCCTGACGGTCGCGACCCAGTCGTACCAGTTCTTCTCGCTGAACAAGCCCGCCGGTGTGGTCTCCACCATGGAGGACCCGGAGGGGCGCCAGTGCCTCGGCGACTACGTCACCAACCGTGAGACGCGGCTCTTCCACGTCGGCCGGCTGGACACCGAGACCGAGGGCGTCATCCTGCTCACCAACCACGGTGAGCTGGCGCACCGCCTGACCCACCCCAAGTACGGCGTGCAGAAGACGTACCTCGCGCACATCGTCGGCCCGATCCCGCGCGACCTCGGCAAGCGCCTGAAGGACGGCATCCAGCTGGAGGACGGCTACGCGCGCGCGGACCACTTCCGCGTGGTGGAGCAGACCGGCAAGAACTACATGGTCGAGGTGACCCTGCACGAGGGGCGCAAGCACATCGTGCGGCGGATGCTCGCGGAGGCCGGGTTCCCGGTCGACAAGCTGGTGCGGACCGCGTTCGGCCCGATCACCCTGGGCGACCAGAAGTCCGGCTGGCTGCGGCGGCTGTCGAACACCGAGGTCGGCATGCTGATGAAGGAAGTCGAACTGTAG
- a CDS encoding ADP-ribosylglycohydrolase family protein gives MSKRPATGSLLGLALGDALGFPTEFTKVPEILARFGPWREMPLARRAFVSDDTQMTLALGRGLRTAMERGRLAPKRLERPVREEFVDWYHSPDNDRAPGNTCLTACRLLEDGGRAWQDASRLGSKGCGANMRVAPIGLAPGLSEEQRAGAAQLQSGLTHGHPTALAASDLTARAVHLLARGTEPGALVGELRHYALANRTRYDETWLGDLWTRSEDPTPEHFAARGWDECLAILDRLQEAVRTHSPEDDPCGATGEGWIAEEAFATGLLCFLLFPDEPLTALRRAACTAGDSDSIACLTGAFAGAWLGADAWPADWADRIEYREDLLALGTLWDA, from the coding sequence ATGTCCAAGCGGCCCGCGACCGGCTCGCTCCTCGGACTCGCGCTGGGGGACGCCCTCGGCTTCCCGACCGAGTTCACCAAGGTGCCCGAGATCCTGGCCAGGTTCGGGCCCTGGCGCGAGATGCCGCTCGCGCGGCGCGCCTTCGTCTCCGACGACACCCAGATGACCCTCGCCCTCGGCCGGGGGCTGCGCACCGCCATGGAGCGCGGCCGTCTCGCGCCGAAGCGGCTGGAGCGGCCGGTGCGCGAGGAGTTCGTGGACTGGTACCACTCGCCGGACAACGACCGGGCGCCCGGGAACACCTGCCTGACCGCCTGCCGGCTGCTGGAGGACGGGGGCCGGGCCTGGCAGGACGCCAGCCGGCTCGGTTCCAAGGGCTGCGGCGCCAATATGCGCGTCGCGCCGATCGGGCTCGCGCCCGGCCTGAGCGAGGAACAGCGGGCGGGCGCCGCCCAGTTGCAGTCCGGGCTCACGCACGGCCACCCCACCGCGCTGGCCGCGTCCGATCTCACCGCCCGCGCGGTCCACCTGCTGGCGCGGGGCACCGAACCGGGCGCACTCGTCGGGGAGTTGCGTCACTACGCCCTCGCGAACCGCACCCGGTACGACGAGACGTGGCTCGGCGATCTGTGGACCCGTTCCGAGGACCCCACGCCCGAGCACTTCGCGGCGCGCGGCTGGGACGAGTGCCTGGCCATCCTGGACCGGCTCCAGGAGGCGGTGCGCACCCATTCCCCGGAGGACGATCCGTGCGGGGCCACCGGGGAGGGCTGGATCGCCGAGGAGGCGTTCGCCACCGGGCTGCTGTGCTTCCTGCTCTTCCCCGACGAGCCGCTGACCGCCCTGCGGCGGGCCGCCTGCACCGCCGGTGACTCCGACTCCATCGCCTGCCTGACCGGCGCCTTCGCGGGCGCGTGGCTCGGTGCGGACGCCTGGCCGGCGGACTGGGCCGACCGGATCGAGTACCGGGAAGATCTGTTGGCGCTCGGCACACTCTGGGACGCTTAG
- a CDS encoding DNA polymerase beta superfamily protein has translation MIDNLDIDLAPVVAGQPDPLLFATVSGAHLYGFPSQDSDVDLRGVHLLPAADLVGLREPEETRSKTWVHHGVELDLVTHDLRKFVRLMLRRNGYVLEQLLSPLVVRTTDAHRELSALAPDVITSHHAHHYRGFAVTQWRLFEKTAELKPLLYTFRVLLTGIHLMRTGEVQPHLPTLVRELDAPAYIPDLIAAKAAQEHGTFPGLDRHRVADDVERLHTALDEAQAASWLPDTATGHEALHDFVVRMRLGS, from the coding sequence ATGATCGACAACCTCGACATAGACCTCGCGCCCGTGGTCGCCGGACAGCCCGATCCCCTGCTGTTCGCCACCGTCTCCGGGGCCCATCTGTACGGCTTCCCCTCGCAGGACTCGGACGTGGACCTCAGAGGCGTCCATCTGCTGCCCGCCGCGGACCTCGTGGGCCTGCGCGAGCCGGAGGAGACCCGGTCGAAGACGTGGGTGCACCACGGAGTCGAGCTGGACCTCGTGACGCACGATCTGCGCAAGTTCGTACGGCTGATGCTGCGCCGCAACGGGTATGTGCTGGAGCAGCTGCTGTCGCCGCTGGTCGTGCGCACCACCGACGCGCACCGCGAGCTGTCCGCGCTCGCCCCGGACGTGATCACCAGCCATCACGCCCACCACTACCGGGGGTTCGCGGTCACCCAGTGGCGCCTGTTCGAGAAGACCGCCGAACTCAAGCCGCTGCTCTACACGTTCCGCGTCCTGCTCACCGGCATCCATCTCATGCGCACCGGCGAGGTTCAGCCCCATCTGCCCACGCTGGTAAGGGAGTTGGACGCCCCCGCCTACATCCCCGACCTGATCGCCGCCAAGGCCGCCCAGGAACACGGCACCTTCCCCGGCCTCGACCGGCACCGCGTCGCCGATGACGTGGAACGCCTGCACACAGCCCTCGACGAGGCCCAGGCCGCGTCCTGGCTGCCGGACACGGCGACCGGCCACGAGGCGCTGCACGACTTCGTGGTACGGATGAGGCTGGGGAGCTGA
- a CDS encoding DNA polymerase beta superfamily protein: MQPEDLVRDHTIYACVMGSRAFGLATDASDTDRRGVYLAPTALFWRFEKPPAHVEGPGEEQFSWELERFCELALRGNPNILECLHSPLVEHLDDTGRELLSLRGAFLSVKVYDTFTRYALGQRRKLDADVRTTGAPRWKHAMHLLRLLASCRELLRTGELHLDVGDQREPLLAVKRGEVPWTAVESRMTRLATETETALRHTPLPPEPDRARVADFLFRTRRDSASEPPRPG, encoded by the coding sequence ATGCAGCCCGAGGACCTGGTACGCGACCACACGATCTACGCCTGCGTCATGGGGTCCCGGGCCTTCGGCCTGGCCACGGACGCGAGCGACACCGACCGGCGGGGCGTGTATCTCGCGCCCACCGCCCTGTTCTGGCGGTTCGAGAAGCCGCCGGCGCATGTGGAGGGGCCGGGCGAGGAACAGTTCTCCTGGGAGCTGGAGCGGTTCTGCGAGCTGGCGCTGCGCGGCAATCCGAACATCCTGGAGTGCCTGCACTCCCCGCTGGTGGAACACCTGGACGACACCGGCCGCGAACTGCTGTCCCTGCGCGGGGCGTTCCTCTCCGTGAAGGTGTACGACACCTTCACCCGCTACGCCCTCGGCCAGCGCAGGAAGCTGGACGCCGACGTGCGCACGACGGGCGCCCCGCGCTGGAAGCACGCCATGCATCTGCTGCGCCTGCTGGCCTCCTGCCGCGAACTGCTGCGCACCGGCGAGCTGCACCTCGACGTGGGCGACCAGCGCGAGCCCCTGCTGGCGGTGAAACGGGGCGAGGTCCCCTGGACGGCCGTCGAATCCCGGATGACCCGCCTGGCCACGGAGACGGAAACCGCCCTGCGCCACACCCCACTCCCCCCGGAACCGGACCGAGCCCGGGTGGCGGACTTCCTGTTCCGCACACGCCGTGACTCGGCGTCGGAGCCGCCACGACCGGGGTGA
- a CDS encoding Rieske (2Fe-2S) protein, which translates to MNQGATRRMVIATSAAALATGCGGGKSDTSAAADGTDSPSPTGPTSPAASASPTGTGTSPEADAKKLASTGDIPEGGGKVFDAQKIVVTQPVKGQFKAFSAVCTHMGCTVSRVQNGTIDCPCHGSRFKIEDGSVADGPATKPLAERPIKVDGNSIQLS; encoded by the coding sequence ATGAACCAGGGCGCGACGCGGCGCATGGTGATCGCGACGAGCGCGGCGGCGCTCGCGACCGGCTGCGGTGGTGGCAAGAGCGACACGAGCGCGGCCGCCGACGGCACGGACAGCCCCTCGCCGACGGGTCCGACGAGCCCCGCGGCTTCGGCGTCCCCGACCGGTACGGGTACGTCCCCGGAGGCGGACGCGAAGAAGCTCGCGAGCACGGGTGACATCCCCGAGGGCGGGGGCAAGGTCTTCGACGCGCAGAAGATCGTGGTGACGCAGCCGGTGAAGGGGCAGTTCAAGGCGTTCTCGGCGGTCTGCACGCACATGGGCTGCACGGTGAGCCGGGTGCAGAACGGCACCATCGACTGCCCCTGCCACGGCAGCCGGTTCAAGATCGAGGACGGTTCGGTGGCCGACGGTCCGGCGACGAAGCCGCTGGCCGAGCGCCCGATCAAGGTCGACGGAAACTCCATCCAGCTGAGCTGA
- the aroH gene encoding chorismate mutase has product MAVRAVRGAVQLERDEAGHMGERVGALLTAVLERNGLTADDLISIWFTATPDLRSDFPAAAARALGIVDVPLICAQELDIAGAMPRVVRVLAHVESDRPRADIAHVYLGAAAALRKDIAQ; this is encoded by the coding sequence GTGGCGGTACGAGCGGTCCGGGGGGCCGTCCAACTGGAGCGGGACGAAGCCGGACACATGGGCGAGCGGGTCGGAGCCCTGCTCACCGCCGTCCTGGAGCGGAACGGCCTGACCGCGGACGACCTGATCAGCATCTGGTTCACCGCCACCCCCGATCTGCGCAGCGACTTCCCGGCCGCCGCCGCCCGGGCGCTCGGCATCGTCGACGTGCCCCTGATCTGCGCCCAGGAACTGGACATCGCCGGCGCCATGCCCCGTGTCGTCCGCGTCCTCGCCCACGTCGAGTCGGACCGTCCGCGCGCCGACATCGCCCACGTCTACCTCGGCGCCGCGGCCGCCCTGCGCAAGGACATCGCCCAGTGA
- a CDS encoding prephenate dehydrogenase: MRTALVIGTGLIGTSAALALTRRGVTVHLADHDPEQARTAAALGAGTDTAPEGPVDVAIVAAPPAHVAGLLADAMRRGLARGYLDVASVKGGPRRELEALGLDLGAYLGTHPMSGREKSGPLAATGDLFEGRPWVLTPTRDTDTEVLNLALELVSHCRAVPVVMDADAHDRAVALVSHMPHLVSSMVAARLEHADEAAVRLCGQGIRDVTRIAASDPRMWIDILSANPGPVADLLADVAADLEETVGALRALQSSDEDKRRTGSTGIEAMLRRGNAGQVRVPGKHGSAPRAYETVVVLIDDQPGQLARIFADAGRAGVNIEDVRIEHATGQQAGLVQLSVEPGAVPALTDALRERGWALRQ; the protein is encoded by the coding sequence GTGAGAACCGCACTCGTCATCGGCACCGGCCTGATCGGCACCTCCGCCGCCCTGGCCCTGACCCGGCGCGGCGTCACCGTGCACCTCGCCGACCACGACCCGGAGCAGGCCCGTACCGCCGCCGCGCTCGGCGCCGGCACCGACACCGCCCCCGAGGGACCCGTCGACGTGGCGATCGTCGCCGCCCCGCCCGCCCATGTGGCGGGGCTCCTCGCCGACGCCATGCGCCGGGGACTGGCCCGCGGCTACCTCGACGTGGCCAGCGTCAAGGGCGGCCCGCGCCGGGAGCTGGAGGCGCTCGGCCTCGACCTCGGCGCCTACCTCGGCACCCACCCGATGTCCGGCCGGGAGAAGTCGGGCCCGCTGGCCGCGACCGGCGATCTCTTCGAGGGCCGGCCCTGGGTGCTCACCCCCACCCGGGACACCGACACCGAGGTGCTCAACCTCGCCCTGGAACTGGTCTCGCACTGCCGTGCCGTCCCGGTCGTCATGGACGCCGACGCCCACGACCGCGCCGTCGCCCTCGTCTCGCACATGCCCCACCTGGTCTCCAGCATGGTCGCCGCCCGCCTGGAGCACGCCGACGAGGCCGCCGTACGACTGTGCGGGCAGGGCATCCGGGACGTGACCCGGATCGCCGCCTCCGACCCGCGCATGTGGATCGACATCCTCTCCGCCAACCCGGGCCCGGTCGCCGACCTGCTCGCCGACGTCGCCGCCGACCTGGAGGAGACCGTGGGCGCCTTGCGCGCCCTTCAGTCCTCCGACGAGGACAAGCGCCGCACCGGCAGCACCGGCATCGAGGCCATGCTGCGCCGCGGCAACGCGGGCCAGGTGCGGGTGCCCGGCAAGCACGGCAGCGCGCCGCGGGCCTACGAGACCGTCGTCGTGCTCATCGACGACCAGCCCGGCCAGCTGGCGCGCATCTTCGCCGACGCGGGCCGCGCCGGGGTCAACATCGAGGACGTGCGCATCGAGCACGCCACCGGGCAGCAGGCCGGTCTGGTGCAGCTCTCGGTCGAACCGGGGGCCGTGCCGGCGCTCACCGACGCGCTGCGCGAGCGGGGCTGGGCGCTGCGGCAGTAG
- the cmk gene encoding (d)CMP kinase has product MENGAAPTAKPVIVAIDGPSGTGKSSTSKAVAAQLGLSYLDTGAQYRAITWWMVHHGIDLADPTAIAAVAGKPEIVSGTDPSAPTITVDGVDVAAPIRTQEVTSKVSAVSAVPEVRTRITELQRSLAVGAERGIVVEGRDIGTTVLPDADLKVFLTASPEARAARRSGELKGADLHATREALIKRDAADSSRKTSPLAKADDAVEVDTTELTLAQVIECVVTLVEEKRAGK; this is encoded by the coding sequence GTGGAAAACGGCGCCGCCCCGACCGCCAAGCCCGTGATCGTCGCGATCGACGGTCCCTCCGGCACGGGCAAGTCGAGCACGTCGAAGGCCGTGGCCGCACAGCTCGGACTCAGCTACCTGGACACCGGCGCCCAGTACCGGGCGATCACCTGGTGGATGGTGCACCACGGCATCGACCTGGCGGACCCGACCGCCATCGCCGCCGTGGCGGGCAAGCCCGAGATCGTCTCCGGCACCGACCCGTCCGCCCCGACCATCACGGTCGACGGCGTGGACGTGGCCGCCCCGATCCGCACCCAGGAGGTCACCTCCAAGGTCAGCGCGGTCAGCGCGGTGCCCGAGGTGCGCACCCGGATCACCGAGCTGCAGCGCTCGCTGGCCGTGGGCGCCGAGCGGGGCATCGTGGTCGAGGGCCGGGACATCGGTACGACGGTGCTGCCGGACGCCGACCTCAAGGTCTTCCTCACCGCCTCCCCGGAGGCCCGCGCCGCCCGCCGCAGCGGTGAGCTGAAGGGCGCGGACCTGCACGCCACCCGTGAGGCGCTGATCAAGCGCGACGCCGCCGACTCCAGCCGCAAGACCTCCCCGCTCGCCAAGGCCGACGACGCGGTCGAGGTGGACACCACCGAGCTCACCCTCGCCCAGGTCATCGAGTGCGTCGTCACCCTGGTCGAGGAGAAGCGGGCAGGGAAGTGA
- a CDS encoding lysophospholipid acyltransferase family protein — translation MRRHPGRGEAGREVSPALERRDAGLPSEKGAEVGRRIGVGLMYGLWRPRVLGAWKVPASGPVILAVNHSHNIDGPMVMGVAPRPTHFLIKKEAFVGPLGAFLSGIGQLKVDRTAADRAAITRALDLLAAGGVLGIFPEGTRGEGDFASLRSGLAYFAVRSGAPIVPVAVMGSSDRPGRLIKALPPVRSRVDVVFGDPFDAGDGSGRRTRRALDEATERIQKQLTAHLENARRLTGRWATLE, via the coding sequence GTGCGTCGTCACCCTGGTCGAGGAGAAGCGGGCAGGGAAGTGAGCCCGGCCCTGGAGAGACGGGACGCGGGCCTGCCCTCCGAGAAGGGCGCCGAGGTCGGTCGGCGCATCGGCGTCGGCCTGATGTACGGGCTGTGGCGGCCGCGCGTGCTCGGCGCCTGGAAGGTGCCCGCGAGCGGCCCGGTGATCCTCGCCGTCAACCACTCGCACAACATCGACGGACCCATGGTCATGGGGGTGGCACCCCGGCCGACGCACTTCCTGATCAAGAAGGAGGCGTTCGTCGGCCCGCTGGGCGCCTTCCTGAGCGGCATCGGCCAGCTGAAGGTGGACCGCACCGCCGCCGACCGCGCCGCCATCACCCGGGCCCTCGACCTCCTGGCGGCCGGGGGAGTGCTGGGCATCTTCCCGGAGGGCACCCGGGGCGAGGGCGACTTCGCCTCGCTGCGTTCGGGCCTCGCCTATTTCGCGGTCCGCAGCGGGGCGCCGATCGTGCCGGTGGCCGTCATGGGAAGCTCGGACCGGCCGGGACGGTTGATAAAGGCGCTGCCCCCGGTGCGCTCGCGGGTGGACGTCGTCTTCGGGGACCCGTTCGACGCGGGCGACGGGAGCGGGCGGCGCACGCGCCGGGCGCTGGACGAGGCGACCGAGCGCATCCAGAAGCAGCTCACCGCCCACCTGGAAAACGCCAGGCGCCTGACCGGGCGCTGGGCGACACTTGAGTAG
- the der gene encoding ribosome biogenesis GTPase Der, translated as MNDDIQPDGSAAHEYEHGALGDAEYAEFMELAAVEGFDIEDVEGAIEAAGHGPLPVLAVVGRPNVGKSTLVNRIIGRREAVVEDKPGVTRDRVTYEAEWAGRRFKVVDTGGWEQDVLGIDASVAAQAEYAIEAADAVVFVVDAKVGATDTDEAVVRLLRKAGKPVVLCANKVDGPSGEADASYLWSLGLGEPHPVSALHGRGTGDMLDAVLEALPEAPAQSFGTAIGGPRRIALIGRPNVGKSSLLNKVAGEERVVVNEMAGTTRDPVDEMIELGGVTWKFVDTAGIRKRVHLQQGADYYASLRTAAAVEKAEVAVVLIDASENISVQDQRIVTMAVEAGRAMVVAFNKWDTLDEERRYYLEREIETELAQVAWAPRVNVSARTGRHMEKLVPAIETALAGWETRVPTGRLNAFLGELVAAHPHPVRGGKQPRILFGTQAGTKPPRFVLFASGFIEAGYRRFIERRLREEFGFEGTPIHISVRVREKRGAKKK; from the coding sequence ATGAACGACGACATCCAGCCCGACGGCTCGGCCGCGCACGAGTACGAGCACGGGGCTCTCGGCGACGCCGAGTACGCGGAGTTCATGGAGCTCGCCGCGGTCGAGGGCTTCGACATCGAGGACGTCGAGGGCGCCATCGAGGCGGCGGGCCACGGCCCGCTGCCCGTGCTCGCCGTCGTCGGCCGCCCGAACGTCGGCAAGTCGACCCTGGTCAACCGGATCATCGGCCGCCGCGAGGCGGTCGTCGAGGACAAGCCCGGCGTCACCCGCGACCGCGTCACCTACGAGGCCGAGTGGGCGGGCCGCCGCTTCAAGGTGGTCGACACCGGCGGCTGGGAGCAGGACGTCCTCGGCATCGACGCCTCCGTGGCCGCCCAGGCCGAGTACGCGATCGAGGCCGCCGACGCGGTGGTCTTCGTGGTCGACGCCAAGGTCGGCGCCACCGACACCGACGAGGCGGTCGTACGACTGCTGCGCAAGGCCGGCAAGCCGGTGGTGCTGTGCGCCAACAAGGTCGACGGCCCGAGCGGCGAGGCCGACGCCTCGTACCTGTGGAGCCTCGGCCTCGGCGAGCCCCACCCCGTCTCCGCGCTGCACGGCCGCGGCACCGGCGACATGCTGGACGCCGTCCTGGAGGCGCTGCCCGAGGCGCCCGCGCAGTCCTTCGGCACCGCCATCGGCGGGCCCCGCCGCATCGCCCTCATCGGCCGCCCGAACGTCGGCAAGTCCTCCCTGCTGAACAAGGTCGCGGGCGAGGAGCGCGTCGTCGTCAACGAGATGGCGGGCACCACCCGCGACCCGGTCGACGAGATGATCGAACTCGGCGGCGTCACCTGGAAGTTCGTGGACACCGCGGGCATCCGCAAGCGCGTCCACCTCCAGCAGGGCGCGGACTACTACGCCTCGCTGCGCACCGCCGCCGCGGTGGAGAAGGCCGAGGTCGCGGTCGTCCTGATCGACGCCTCGGAGAACATCTCCGTGCAGGACCAGCGGATCGTCACCATGGCCGTGGAGGCGGGCCGGGCGATGGTCGTCGCCTTCAACAAGTGGGACACGCTGGACGAGGAGCGCCGCTACTACCTGGAGCGGGAGATCGAGACCGAGCTGGCCCAGGTCGCCTGGGCGCCCCGGGTGAACGTGTCGGCGCGCACCGGCCGCCACATGGAGAAGCTGGTCCCGGCCATCGAGACGGCCCTCGCCGGCTGGGAGACCCGCGTCCCCACCGGCAGGCTCAACGCCTTCCTCGGCGAGCTGGTCGCGGCCCACCCGCACCCGGTCCGCGGCGGCAAGCAGCCGCGCATCCTCTTCGGCACCCAGGCCGGCACCAAGCCCCCGCGCTTCGTGCTCTTCGCCTCCGGCTTCATCGAGGCGGGCTACCGGCGCTTCATCGAGCGCCGGCTGCGCGAGGAGTTCGGCTTCGAGGGCACCCCGATCCATATCTCGGTGCGGGTGCGCGAGAAGCGCGGCGCCAAGAAGAAGTAA
- a CDS encoding transglycosylase family protein: MSECADISRTTTRDDSARRGRTTAVLAGAALLAPLGLLAATGSAAAADNGVWDRIAQCESGGNWHISTGNGYYGGLQFSAHTWSAYGGGAYASTADRASRGAQIAVATRVQQAQGWGAWPVCSGRAGAMGSAPSQVSLDKGSTTKKPAPSRTPRTSNTSTTPTTSKAPGHPSRGTGGYTVREGDTLSRIAARHGMDWHRLYAANRSVIGGDPDLIVPGTHLAF, encoded by the coding sequence ATGTCCGAGTGTGCCGATATCAGCCGTACCACCACCCGTGACGACAGCGCGCGCAGGGGCCGTACGACGGCCGTACTCGCCGGCGCCGCGCTGCTGGCCCCGCTGGGGCTGCTGGCCGCGACCGGCAGCGCCGCCGCCGCGGACAACGGGGTGTGGGACCGCATCGCCCAGTGCGAGAGCGGCGGCAACTGGCACATCAGCACCGGCAACGGCTACTACGGGGGACTCCAGTTCTCCGCCCACACCTGGAGCGCGTACGGCGGCGGCGCCTACGCCTCGACGGCCGACCGAGCCTCCAGGGGCGCGCAGATCGCCGTCGCGACGCGCGTCCAGCAGGCCCAGGGCTGGGGCGCCTGGCCGGTCTGCTCCGGCCGCGCGGGCGCGATGGGCTCCGCCCCCTCGCAGGTGAGCCTCGACAAGGGCAGCACGACGAAGAAGCCGGCCCCGTCCAGGACGCCGAGGACCTCGAACACCTCGACCACCCCGACGACCTCGAAGGCACCGGGCCACCCCTCCCGGGGTACCGGCGGCTACACCGTCCGCGAGGGCGACACGCTGTCCAGGATCGCCGCTCGCCACGGCATGGACTGGCACCGCCTGTACGCGGCCAACAGGTCCGTGATCGGCGGCGACCCCGACCTCATCGTCCCCGGCACCCACCTGGCCTTCTGA